The segment CTCGGGCCACCCGGCGGAGGAGAAGAGCACGGCCGAGAAGAACTCGACGACGGTCTCGGGATCCCCGCTCGTGAGGGCGGCCTCGGTCCCGGCGACCCCACTGTTGTGCGCACGAATCTCGGCAAGCCGGTCCGCGGCCCACTCGTCGTACGCCCTCCGGTAGGCGGCCAACTGCTCGACCCGCCGGGCCTCGGCGGCCTGAGCCGCGTACCAGTCCCGCTCGAACCGGGCGCGCGCGTCCCGCTCGGCCTGGGCACGCCCGGAAGCCGTCCAGGCGGCCTCGGGCTGATAGAACCGCTGATCCGGCATGGGTACGGGCTCGCCCAAGGGCCCGGGCGAGAACGGCTCGACGTCCTCCCCGCGCCGCAAGGCCTCGACGCTGAAGGCGGGCGCCCGACACCCGGCGGCCAGCAAGCCCTCCAACACCCGCACCCGAGCGTCCAACTCCTGGGTACGCCGCAGAGCATCGGCGTCCCGCTGCTGCCGATAGGCGGCCCGCTGCTCCCGCTGCATCCGGGCGACATCCCGCTCGTGAGCCCGCTGCACGCGCTCGGCGTCCCGCTGCTGCCGCAGCACGGCCTGATGCTGCCCCTCCCGCTGCCGCTGAGCCACCCGCTGCTGCTCGGCCCACACCCCGATAGGCCCCCCGGCCCGCCGACTCATCCGCCACACCCTCCCCGACAACACCCCACGCCACCGACAAACCCCCGTGACGAACAAGTGTCGCGGACCGACAAGCCCCGGAACACAAGAACGCCGGACCAAGGCCCTGTTGATGCCGCAAGGTGCGTGTAAGACGCTGTCCACCTGAGCTCACGCGAGGTCAGAGGCAGCAGACGGCAGACGGCAGACGGCAGACGGCAACCGAGCTGGGGGCCCCCATGGACCAAGTAGGAGCGGCTGAACCGCTCACCGCCGGCGGGAGCGACGACGACCGCCAGGGCGGCGGGCGCGGTCTGTGCCGCACGCCGTGGCCGCCACGCGGCACAGCGCCTCCACGGCGCCCTGGAGGCGAAGCATCACCCCTGGCCTCACGTCCGTCGTCGTTCTGAGCGATCGCCCCATTCAGACATGTCCCCACCCAGGAGGCGTAAATTGCCGAATGAGCTTCCCTTTTCCTATCAAGAATTCAGCGACTGGTACGACGCACACAAGAGGAAGTACCTCGACACCGCCAAGGACGCTGCCGCACGAGCGTTATCCGAATACCTGGAAGACAAACTCAGCGAGATGGAGGGCGCTCGCGTCAGGATCACCGGCAGGCGAGTCAAGAGCAAGGCTCGGACATGGAGAAAGCTCAACCTGCCGAAGTACCGCGATTCGATCAACCGCTTGGACGAGATTCCACAGATCATCGACGATCTCGTCGGACTCCGCATCACGTGCAACAACCAATCGGACGTCATCCGGGTGATGAGGCTGGTCGAGGCCCTTCCGGTCGCCGACGGGACCTTCGAATCCGTCCTCACCCAGGAGGCCGACTCCTGGAAGAACTACTCCGACGACCCCAAGCCCAGCGGCTACCGCGCGGTCCACGTCAACCTGCTGACCGCGATTCCCCTGAGCGTCGACTGGCACCTCGTGACGTGCGAATTGCAGGTCAGGACCCTCCTGCAGGACGGCTGGGGAGAACTGACGCACGAGGACACCTACAAGCCGGGCAGCGAGCCGCCCGTACTGGTGCGAACGCTCAGCAGGCGGATGGCCGACCTGCTCGCCGCGGTGGACGACATCGCGCAGGACTTGCGAGAAGAGTTGGATCGACTCTCCGTCGCGGCCATCGACGAGCCCACGGAAGCCGCATCGATAGCATTGCAGCTGGTCCCGGAAGAGATCCCGGCAGAAGCCAGAAGCGAGGCGGGATCGCAGGAGGCCGCCACGCGGTACCTGCGGGAACGCCTGGACAACCTGAATCGCCCGATCGATCTCGCGAGCCTGGCCTGGGAGCTCCAGCGCGAATTCGGGCAGGAGGTCAGCCAGGGCTGGTTCGGATTCCATTCGTTCAAATCACTCGTCCGGGCATCGTCGCGCGGAGTGACGATCACGGATCGGCCGCCGGCCTACGTCATGCCCGCCGATTTCGTGGCATCGGCCGCGGCGGGTTCGATCGCACCCACGAACATTCCACGGGCGGCACGCACCCTCAAAGAGATCGACAAGAACTTCCCGCTCGTCAGCGAAGAGCAGCTCGACGCCGCCTACGAGAGGCTGGCTCGCGCATCCGAGGAAGCCGACTGGACCGAGTCGATCACGGAACTCTCCCGGGTCAACGACTTGACTCGTCGAGCACGTCAGCTCGACTCCACGCTCCCTTCCGTTTCGAGGCCCCATCTGGACTACATCGCGAAGGCCCTTCTCTTCTCCAAGAATCTACGCGGCCCTCTGACGACGGATCAGATCAAGGGCATCTACTCCACCTTCATCGTCAAGCGGATCGAGAGCGTCGTGGCCCTCGAAGAAGAAGAGCGGCAGGCCTTGCTGGCCTGGCTGACGTAGCCCGGCCGGGGAGCAGCTGAGGCCGGCACCGCCGCCGACGCCACCCACAGGGGCCGAAACCCCCTGTGGGTGGCGAACCTTCACGAGCGGGCCAAGCCGGGTGAGGACACGGAGGACCGCCCGGCCGTTCATGATCGACTGGTGGACACCGGCGTCGGGACCCGACAGGATCAGTGGATGTCGAGGTGTGAACGGCCGTTGGTGGTCGCCGTATGCGGGTCCCCGGGGGCCGGAAAGACCACCGTCGCCGGAGCGACGGCGCGCCACCTAGGGGTGCCGTTCCTGACCCGGGACGAGATCAAGGCCGGCCTCGGGCTGTCCTCCGCTTCCGTGGCCGAGGACGATGGTGTTCAGCTCACCCCGGACTTCCACATCGCCGGCGGCCCACTGAGCCTCCGCGCCGAGTCCGTCATGGTCGACACGGCCCGGCTCCTCGCCTCCTCAGGGCTGAGCTTCGTCGTGGAATCCTCCGTCTTGTCGCGCAAGCTGCTGGACACACTCCGCGCATGTGACGCCCAGGTGCTCGCAGTTCACGTCGTGGCCCGCGACTCGGTGATCGCCGAGCGCCTCCGCGCCCGCGCGGCCAGAGGCGGGGCAGTCGACCGACAGCTCGCCGCTCAGTTCCAGCGAGGCGAGATGAAGCCGTCGATCTTCGCTCCGCCTGCGGAAGCCGACGCCATCGTCGAAGTCGAGACCTCAAGCGATGGCGCCCCGGACATCGACCCCATCGAGGCAGCCGTCGTCACCCTGCTTCGGGTACGAGATGCAGCCTCACCATCTCTCAGTGGAACAGGGTGACGTGGGAGCACCGACCCGGCGCCTGCACGCCGGCCCTGCCCCGGATCAGCACGACGGCCGCAGCGGCTGAACCTGCCGATCAAGCTGTCATTCGAGGGTCGCGATGGCGAGGCCGGCGAGCGCGACCACGGGTGAGCCGAGAAAGACGATGCCACCCGCGAGCCGGAAGAACCAGGCACCGAATCGCGACGGCTCCGTAAGGCTCATGTCCAGCGTCCGCGCTGCGGTCACAGCCCTGACGGCGTTGCGCCGCTCGACTGCCTTGTCCGCCGCGCCTCGCACGTTGAAGAGGAACATCGCCCCCCACGCCACGCCCGCCAGTCCCAGTACGAACAGCGCGATACCCACAACCACAACCGATCCCCTCCCCTGAGCACCGCTGTGACCAGCGGTCGTCCGAGGATGATGCCAGCCGGCCCGTGGGCGAGTACGGGCAGCCATGGGTCGGGGTCCAGTCCGCCCGGCGGGTCGATCGGGACCTCGTGGAGAATCTCGCAGAGGGTGGCGGGGCCGCGGGGACGACATCGGTCCGACGTCGTCGATGTCAGCCGTGGATGTCGGAACCGACGGACTCGGCCGAGCACCGCGGGCCCATACTTCACCCTGTGCGCATAGCCGGACGCTCTCAACTCGCCCTTCGGTGCGGCATCTGGGTCGGTGCCGTGCTCACCGCCCCCTTGCTCCTCGTAGCCGGCGGTCCAGCCTACGAACGCCTCAGGCGCCACTTGTACCGCGAAGAGGGGCCGGGCCTCCTGTCGAAGGAGGAGGGCTGGGTGCATCCGGCGTACTTCGTGCTGACCAACGGCCTGGTCTTGGCCCTGACCCGGCCGACTCGCCGCAGCAAAACGCCGAGAACAGGATCGCGACGCCAAATGCCGAAGACCCCCGACCAAGATCGGTCGGGGGTCTTCGCATGTCCTGCCTGGAGCCCCCTGTCGGGTTCGAACCGACGACCCCCGCTTTACATGTTCGCTCCCTGGGCCGTGCGAGCTGCTCGGACATCTGCTTGCCGACCGGTTCGGCATCCAGTCCAGGACGCCGAGATGCGGGGCAGTCTGGCGACGTTGATGTCAGCCGGTGATGTCAGACCGCTGGGTGTTCGTGCGGCAGAGGATCGCGTACGAATGCGGCACACCGCTCGTCGCAGGCTCCCATGGCCTGGAAGTTCTGACGTGCCTCCGTGAGGCTCAGTCGACCGTTCGGACCACCTCGAACCTGGTCGGCGTCGTGGTCGTCCTGTCCGTCGTCCTCCCAGAAGCACACAGGACAGATGTCGAAGCTGCCACGCTCATCGAGCGTCAGGAAGCCGCAGCAGGGACAGCGGTACGGGCTGACCTCGGCCTTCCCATCACTCCCGGGGCTCAACCAAAGAGCTCCAGTCCGTTCCAGCTGCGTTCGCCGGCCATCGCCCACGCATCCAGTAGCTGCCGGGCCTCGGTCTCAGGGGCGGCCAGCCAGACAGTCTGTGAGCCACCATGTGTCGGCACGCTCGCCTCATCCCAGTCGACCCGCCCCTCGCTGCAGCATGCGCACAGCATGTGGCAGCTGCTCGCCGGCTCGGCACCGAAGTCCTGCGCGAAGAATGAAGCCACCAAGGCGTCGACGTCGGATGCATCCGCTGCGTCTACGGTCGCATGCAGCGTCGGCAGCGGAGAGGCCTCGAAGAGCAGCAATTCGTCGAAGACAGCGACTCTCTGGCCGTTGTACGTCCGCTCGCCGGTCGGCTCCCCATCGTGCACAACGATCTCCCCGAAGCGCCGGCCTTTCGCGGCAGGAACGTTCATCACGCGTCCTCGCGTCGGGCAGAGCCGCTGGATCCAGACCACCTCGCGCTCGCCGCCCGTGTCCAGCCGTACGCACGCCGGGCCGAAGGCGCCGTTGATCTCCCCCTCGCCCTCTGGCATCGGAATCCCGAAACCCTCCCAAGCGTCACGGGCGGTCGACCAGTCACGCTGGATCGTGGCAGCGACCCCCAGGTTCCAAAACGCCGGGTCCTGCTCGCCGCGCGGCGAGCGGGCAGCAGCCTCACGGCCGAGTTCGTAGGCCTTTGCCCAGTTACGCAGAAACTTGTACGCCAGTGCTGCGTCGTACCACCACTCCGCGCTGGGACCCTCGTCCGGATAGTGAGCAAGGACCTGCTCGTACAGCTCGGCGGAACGCAGCCACTCCTCCGCATCCCACATCTCGCGAGCCCGTTCCAGCAACTGCTTCGCCTCGGATTTCTCCACGCCCCTGCCCCTCCCTCTGACCAGGGAGGGAGTTTCGCACGACGACTGAAGGGGTGCTGGGAAGGGGTGTCGAAACGGTTGCGCCCAGGGGAGTGGTGTACGGGTTCGACCTGATCCGGGGCCAGCAAGGTCAGAGGCCGGTAGCAAATTTGCTACCGGCCTCTGACCTTGCACTTCAGCGTCGGGGTGGCGGGATTTGAACCCACGACCTCTTCGTCCCGAAGCAACTCGGGGTAGGGCCCCGCCTTGGCCTGGCATGCCTCTCACCTGCGTGGATGGTCCGCAGGCGTTCGCGCTCGTTCGCCGCTGTTCGTCGGCGTTGTCACGCAGTTAGACACTCAGCGTGCAACGGCCAATCACGGGACAGGGCGGTTGTCAGTGCAGGCATCTATGGTCTCAAGCGCGCGGTCGGCTTCCGGGGGTTCCAGCTCTGAAAGGAATGGTTGCATCCCCGGCCTGTCTGGGGGTGGCCCGGAGACTCGTCCGGGACCTAACCGACGGCCGGGCTTCGTCGATGGCCAGGAGATCACCTGCCAGCGTCGGCCGCGCACCACTCCTTGCCTGGGCGCGGCGAACATACGCGTTCCAGTCGGCACAGTCAGGGCGCGTTGCAGGAAGTGATGTTAAGCGGCAAGTTCGGGGGAGTGCGGCGGTGCAAGCAACTCGCTCTCGCCTGGTTGCGCAGGGATGGCAACGGTGTCCCGAGCAGCCCGTGCGAAGTCGCGTTGTGCTTGCCAACGGGCGCGTGACGCTGCGATCAATTCTTCCTTCGAATCAGGGTGTCGATGGAACTTGCCAGCCTTCGCACCTTCGGCCATTAGAGCATTCGCGGCCTGGTCTGCCAGGTCGGCCACCTCGGCCGGCCCTTCGATGGTCACCAGCGCCAGAAGTGGCCACAGCTCCGCCAGTCTCTCATCAGCTTGTGTAGCGGCGTTGAGGTAAGTCTCCTCGGAGACTCGAGCTTCCGGCTTGACCATCGCGCCTATCGCGTGTGCAGTCCGCACTGCCTGATTTATGAACTGTACGTACGCTTCCTTGCGTGTTGTGCGGTATTGGTCTCGCCTGGCCTCATCTCGCTCCTTGTTCGTCAACCTCTCTTGGTGTCTGAACTGGTGACGATTAGTTAGCAAACTGAGCCAACTGGTGATGCCAGCGCCGGCAAGCGTTGACAACGCAGTGATCAGTGCAATCGAAGCTGCATCGCTCATAAGTCCATTCTGCTTTGGGGTACTGACATGAGGTGCTGAACGGCTCCATCGCCCGACATCGGCCACCCCAACTCCCATCCCGTCTGCCACACCCCACCGGCCGGCACCCGTGTACCGGCCCCCTCCATCCCGGAGCCTGAGCGCCCCCGCCGGAGGCATCGTCTTGAGCCGCACTCGCGGACTGCCTCGGCCGCTTCGCGGTTCGTCACCCATCAACCCGAGCTGTCAGGCGTGCGGGCCGGCGGCTGGGCTGGAGCGGGGCGGAGACAGGAGCGCAGGCCCGGGCGACGGGCCGCGCGCGCCGCGCCGCGCGCGGCGGGTGCCTTGAGAAGCGCCGCTCGTCTCAGGTGTGTGATCGGGATGGTGCCCGTAAGAGCCTCGGCCGCAGCTTCGGGCTCCGCAGCGGCCACCCAGAACCCGCCCGGCCGGTTGCCCAGTGCCCGCTCTTCCTCGACCAACGAGGTGTGCGTTGCCCGTTCCTCCTGTGGCCCCGGCTCGGCCGCGCGCAAGGCTGCTCGCTTCTCGCTAGCCACCGCTTTGAGGCGTTGATCAGTGACGACTAGGGGCTTTTGCCCTTCGTCGAGGACGAGAGAGCCATCGCCCAGCACGAGCCATTCGGCTTGCTCGTCCTGCACTCGAAGTACGGCGACCATCGCTGACGGGGAGAACGGACTGTCCGCATCGCAGGTCCCCCGGTGAAGATCCGCCGTCCGCTCAATGGCGGTAGCGAGGCAGTGAGTCGGGTTCCGTCGGCTTTCGGTGGCCTCTCTGTGCAGCGAGTTGCCCCGCCTCTGGACGAACCAAGCCACGCCGTGGATGCATCCGGTGGGCAGTCCCTTGGGCATCCCAGTACCGTCCAGCACCACGAGGCACTCGGCGCTGCCGATCGCGAGGTCCTCGTTGGGTCCCCCAGGTCGGGGGTGCTGGACAGGGCGACATCCACGTCAGCTCACCTCGTGCAGGAGCAGGGGCACAGCACGACCCGGGCCGCGCTGATCTACCAGCACATGACGAGCGACCGTGATCAGCACATCGCGGGGAAGCTCGGCGAGATGATCCGCCAGGCCCGCCAAGCCCGCCCGGAAGGGCCATCTGGCACGTAGGTGGCACGGCCGTGATCATGCGAAAGGGCCAGCGCCGGGGAAACATGCCCCTGCGCTGGCCCTTTTCGTTGAGCCCCCTGTCGGGTTCGAACCGACGACCCCCGCTTTACAAGTTCGATCGAACCGACCATACGCAGCCAACGGCCGAGGGCTCACCTGCCGCTGTCGACCACCTGTGGCCTCCCGCATCCACCGCCGTTGATGTCAGCCGTGGACGTCAGCCGCCGGTCACCACCAAGACCGCTTCTTCTTCCGAAGCTCCTGCTTCTTCGCTTCAGCTTCCTTCTTCTTTCGATCCTCCTGTGCGCGGGCAGTCCACGCTCCCTGATGCTGATAGCACTGACCGCTGCCCACGACAGCCAGTCGCATACACCGACCCCCGCCTTTCTTTGGAGCCCCACACTTCGGCTGGGTCACGTCCTCTCCCTCCCAAGAGCCCGCACGGACCCTCGCAGCGTCTCTACAACCTCGCGGGCTGGGAAGGCGCACACGGGAGCACGCTGAGGCGCATGGCTCAGGGTCCATCGGTCGACTTGCCGGCCGACTGGCCCTGACTGTGTCAGCCGAGAGCTGCTGATCCTGGTAACAGGCCGTCGTAGGTGCCCCCGCCTAGCCAAAGCGGGTGGGATCACAACCTCTTTACAAGAGCGGGAGGGCGGCCTTGTGCCTGACCTGCACGGTTGGGGCTGCGCTGATCCTTTGCGCTGGCGCCGACCGCACCCCATTCACCATGGGTCCCCGCCCTATCTGGCACGGGTGTGGCACGACGGTGAAACCGTCGATAGGAGTGTCTACCAGTTGCGCCACGTGTCCGTGAGCTCATATCGCCCGAGCCCGTGCCGGGCGGTCAGCGCGACCACGTCGACGCCGTGCTCAGTCAGAGTCGTGTCGATGTAGTCGCACAGCGCCTCACGTTCGTCCGTCTCGTAGCCGCAGTGGATGTCGTCCACGGCATTCAGGGCCAGGACGACGCGCTCGACCACGGCGAAAACATTGACATCCTCTGCGCTGTCCAGCCCGGCCACGTCCGCGTCGAAGGCGTCGAGGACAGTATCGGTCGCCACCAGGAGCTCATCCGGATACAAGTCGGCCATG is part of the Streptomyces sp. NBC_00250 genome and harbors:
- a CDS encoding AAA family ATPase; translated protein: MANLHERAKPGEDTEDRPAVHDRLVDTGVGTRQDQWMSRCERPLVVAVCGSPGAGKTTVAGATARHLGVPFLTRDEIKAGLGLSSASVAEDDGVQLTPDFHIAGGPLSLRAESVMVDTARLLASSGLSFVVESSVLSRKLLDTLRACDAQVLAVHVVARDSVIAERLRARAARGGAVDRQLAAQFQRGEMKPSIFAPPAEADAIVEVETSSDGAPDIDPIEAAVVTLLRVRDAASPSLSGTG
- a CDS encoding CPCC family cysteine-rich protein; translation: MGDGRRTQLERTGALWLSPGSDGKAEVSPYRCPCCGFLTLDERGSFDICPVCFWEDDGQDDHDADQVRGGPNGRLSLTEARQNFQAMGACDERCAAFVRDPLPHEHPAV
- a CDS encoding tetratricopeptide repeat protein, whose amino-acid sequence is MEKSEAKQLLERAREMWDAEEWLRSAELYEQVLAHYPDEGPSAEWWYDAALAYKFLRNWAKAYELGREAAARSPRGEQDPAFWNLGVAATIQRDWSTARDAWEGFGIPMPEGEGEINGAFGPACVRLDTGGEREVVWIQRLCPTRGRVMNVPAAKGRRFGEIVVHDGEPTGERTYNGQRVAVFDELLLFEASPLPTLHATVDAADASDVDALVASFFAQDFGAEPASSCHMLCACCSEGRVDWDEASVPTHGGSQTVWLAAPETEARQLLDAWAMAGERSWNGLELFG
- a CDS encoding integrase: MQEQGHSTTRAALIYQHMTSDRDQHIAGKLGEMIRQARQARPEGPSGT